The Oceaniferula flava nucleotide sequence CCGTCAGCATGGGGGATGATGATGCCTATATCGGCAGCTTCAAGCATCGACTGATCATTCGCGCTGTCGCCCAGCGCTACAGTGGTTAAAAAGGAGTGGGGATTGCATTTCTGATAGAGGTCGCGAGCGGCTTGCAGTCCGTCAGCCTTATCGGCCGGCCCCATCAGGTGAATAAAACGTCCGCCGCGCAGGGTGCGAATGCCTTGTGAATGAAGGGTCTTCTGGAAGCGCTCCCAATTTTCCTCGTTGTCCTTCCAGAGGATGGGCTCGGAGACATGCCGTTGGCGCGCCATCTTCGCGGCCTCGATGCTAAGGCCAGTCAGCTCAGAAAGTTCCTGATCGCTCATGTCGCTGAATCCGGTGAACTGGTAGCCATGTTCATCTCGCGCGGCGTGGGCGTGTTCGATGATGAAGTCGCGCGACAATCCGGTGATCAGGGTGCGGTAGCCTTGGTCGCTGTGCCAGCCGGAGTCGTCACAAAACGCAGCCAACGGTGAGCTCTCCGGCACCGCGACGATGCCTCCATTTTCCGCAATCAGCGGTGTGGTGAGTGCCAGCTCATCGGCGAGCGATTCGATCTCGGCGAGAGTTTTGCTGGAGTTGAAAATGAGGGGGAAGTCACGCGCGGCGAGCTGCTCGATGGCTTCTTGGGCCTCGCTGTATTGATAGTTGTCATCGATGAAGCTGGCATCGAGGTCGGTGATGATTAGGAGTTTTTTCATCGATGCGGCTTAACGTTTGAGATACTTGGCGGTGGCAATGCTGTGGTCGTGACTCAGCTCCAGCACGCAGTCGGCGCGGTCCGGCATTTCTTGAAACATCCAGCGAGTGAGTCGTTCGTAGTGCATGATAAATCGTGTGATTTGTTCGTCATCCATGATGCCCGCGCCTTGCTGGCGTAGGCGCAGTTTGTCCTCTTGCAGTCGGCGCCATTCGTAGACGCATTCGAAATCCGGGGCCTTGAGCATGACCAGGCGGTCCATCAGGGCGAAGAGCTGGGGGTAGGCCGTTTCCAGCTGCGCATTGACGTAGCTGCGCCAGGCGGCGTCGGCGTCTTCCGTTTTTTCAAGTTGGTTGCAGGGTTCCGTCAGCGCAGATGCCGGCTGAGCCATGGCTCCGACGCACCAGCCTTCGAAGAGGATGACGTCCACGGGTTGCGTGAAACTGACCCAC carries:
- a CDS encoding HAD-IIB family hydrolase; the encoded protein is MKKLLIITDLDASFIDDNYQYSEAQEAIEQLAARDFPLIFNSSKTLAEIESLADELALTTPLIAENGGIVAVPESSPLAAFCDDSGWHSDQGYRTLITGLSRDFIIEHAHAARDEHGYQFTGFSDMSDQELSELTGLSIEAAKMARQRHVSEPILWKDNEENWERFQKTLHSQGIRTLRGGRFIHLMGPADKADGLQAARDLYQKCNPHSFLTTVALGDSANDQSMLEAADIGIIIPHADGVKVHPAGTHILQAPYPASKGWNHSILKLLSTFELTQPI